From Oceanidesulfovibrio indonesiensis:
GCATGATGCTCGACAGGTTCAGCCGGCTGGACCTCGCCCTGGCCGCCTACAACGCCGGGCCCGGCAATGTGGAGAAGTATGGCGGCATCCCGCCGTTCAAGGAAACGCAGAACTACGTGCGCAAGGTCCTCTCCCTCTACAAGCGCACCTGATCAATTTATGCTCAACCTCGCCAACCGCATCACCCTGGCGCGCATCGCCGCTACGCCTGGCTGCATCATTCTGCTCAACTTCCCCAACAAGCTGAGCTGTCTGTTCGCCGTGCTCTTCTTTCTCGCTGCCGCGCTCACGGATTTTCTGGACGGCTACATCGCTCGTACACAGAACATGGTCACCTCGGTGGGCAAGTTCCTCGATCCCCTGGCGGACAAACTTCTGGTCATCTCGCTTCTGGTTATGCTGGTGCAGCTGCAGACCATCCACGGCGAGTCCTGGGCGCCCGCCTGGATCGTCATCATTATCATCGCTCGGGAACTTGCCGTGACCGGGCTCCGTGCGGTGGCCGTTGAGCAGGGGCTGGTCATGGCTGCGGATCGCTGGGGCAAGTTCAAGACCGTGGCGCAGATCATCGCCATCAGCCTGCTCACGTTGCACTACCCCTGGTTCGGCTTGGATCCCAAACCGCTCGGCAAGTTTTTCCTTTACATCGCTCTCGCGCTGACGATAATTTCCGGAGCGAACTATTTCCGTAGCTTTTTCAAGGCGCAACGCCGTTCCGAGGGACCGCCGGCGTGATGTTTCCCGGTGGGGGGGCGTGCCGGCCTTCGTGATTCGAAGACGTATTGCGCGGCGTGCGAACGCCGCTGCCGCATGGAAGACGCACGTGACAGAGCATAACGACCATACGTTGCAGGAGCGGTTGAAGAACTGCATTCAGACCATTCTTGAACTGGAACCCGATGTGGAACGGCTCGAGCTGGGGCATATCCTGCGTGAGGAATACTCCACATTGCGCGAGTTTCTGGAGCGGGTAGACTCAGTGCAACTCGATGAAGGCGAGGTGGAGCGCATCGAGAAAGCCACAGAGAGATTTCTCGAAGAACTGGAGACGCCCCTCGGCAACACGCGCGAATCGCACATGCGCGGCCGTATCATGCAGTGACCGGGTCCATGATCTATAATCGCATCCTGCTCGTCGTCCTGCTGCTCCTCAACTGTTTTCTCGCGTATCGCCTCCTGGTCAGCGATCAGGGCCTGTTCGCCTATCTCGACCTCAAAAACCGTTATACTGTGCTTGAAGAGCGCATCGCGGACCTAGATCAGCGGAATCTGGAGCTCAGCCAGGAGATCCGGCTGCTCAAGTCCGACCGTTTCAGCGTGGAAAAGATCCTTCGGCAGCAAATGAATTTTGTCAAAGACGATGAAATTCTGTATGTTTTTCCGGAAGAACCTGCCCCCGGCGAAACGTCGGAGGCAGCTGAACAGCCACCAGGAGCCGGCAATGCCAGCCAAAATTGAGTCC
This genomic window contains:
- a CDS encoding FtsB family cell division protein, translated to MIYNRILLVVLLLLNCFLAYRLLVSDQGLFAYLDLKNRYTVLEERIADLDQRNLELSQEIRLLKSDRFSVEKILRQQMNFVKDDEILYVFPEEPAPGETSEAAEQPPGAGNASQN
- the pgsA gene encoding CDP-diacylglycerol--glycerol-3-phosphate 3-phosphatidyltransferase; protein product: MLNLANRITLARIAATPGCIILLNFPNKLSCLFAVLFFLAAALTDFLDGYIARTQNMVTSVGKFLDPLADKLLVISLLVMLVQLQTIHGESWAPAWIVIIIIARELAVTGLRAVAVEQGLVMAADRWGKFKTVAQIIAISLLTLHYPWFGLDPKPLGKFFLYIALALTIISGANYFRSFFKAQRRSEGPPA